A single window of Halobacillus naozhouensis DNA harbors:
- the esaA gene encoding type VII secretion protein EsaA, with protein MKNKGSTIKLVIVMVAILVLPTLYFNYIGENPLQESEKATGKIAFVNEDNGTEVAGEPVTFGQDLTALVAGQSDYQWETVSRNTAQEGLADGEYDAIFHVKSNFSEHVMSYKEQQPTRASVDYRIQPNLEVKNQEEVKNALESAGKTINAEISSLYWSSVSQEIADLREKFDTIVEREIAFQETMYNFYSPNSQDIAQEIERQRNMLKDLFSTVETAESTSSSSLESLQATEDRVKSFLNNVERYQEYQEQQKQLFLETNNKNIQLVQNKGDTLNASLQEGVQTVGQEILSERLTTKETGLQANVSSVSSNLGSLLQRNQTLQNSFGTVQSNVDQMQKYIKAQEELLIKKEELITKQQEILTNVNKEVNNAVSNLEVKRNELRQEVINTYSNVLDSSGSDSEKPEPPGDFTPTPPDSLPEGGDQALQQIKQMQGILTTLEQNLGYFAPGKEQPPEDHDVWSGILTNIETLNTKLAKVDQSVGNSNSAKLKENYEKLFNQYTSLVNQLAEMPDDSGTLVEMNKLVNVTVEEVLAKDPSLEIAGVSGNHSPVALASYYGSLTRYSEHLDYASSMKVIADQLESLPEEEKPENPEVIAPKENIIDENLSSVEQGLTTVEDGLSSSEENADKILSQMKEYDAAIKEQQEQMRAALANIQETGQEITASIQEDIVQIEQDPPPIEQLRGEIVLETRQSTVGSVDQIAELVNSLSERQSTVIEYTGNLQEQIGSVQERADTLNSKWATNVNATQMVEEDVNDILDNTMVDGQVNSYVYNYLSTPVNVVGSATDEAEETPVSPVVMLIIVLISGLIIGFFVNYYSGVPALVNLSLFLLLNIAVGLIISIYGLNIYSLGETESIKWTVFTVLVLFMCSSLVRLAFSVGPFLGWFTGILLVVFFVTPLLNVILPNFSISHPVAEVYMSIQYGDQSSFYPAVIVLALITVLAGAIPYIVKYLHSKKEETDDIQEA; from the coding sequence ATGAAAAATAAAGGGAGTACAATAAAACTAGTTATCGTCATGGTGGCAATTCTTGTTTTACCGACGTTGTATTTTAACTACATTGGTGAAAATCCTTTGCAAGAAAGTGAAAAAGCCACGGGGAAAATTGCCTTTGTCAATGAAGATAATGGAACAGAGGTTGCAGGTGAACCTGTAACCTTTGGCCAGGATCTAACAGCGTTAGTGGCGGGTCAGTCAGATTATCAGTGGGAAACGGTAAGTCGTAACACAGCTCAGGAAGGGCTTGCAGATGGAGAATATGACGCTATTTTCCATGTGAAATCTAATTTCTCTGAACATGTGATGTCCTACAAAGAACAGCAGCCGACAAGGGCTTCAGTCGATTACCGGATTCAGCCGAATTTAGAAGTGAAGAATCAGGAAGAGGTAAAGAATGCGTTAGAATCTGCCGGAAAAACTATCAACGCAGAAATTTCTTCTTTATACTGGAGTAGTGTTTCACAGGAAATTGCCGATCTCCGTGAGAAGTTCGATACTATTGTGGAACGCGAAATAGCTTTCCAGGAAACCATGTACAACTTTTATTCACCGAATTCGCAAGATATCGCCCAAGAAATTGAAAGACAGCGAAATATGCTCAAGGATTTATTTTCTACCGTAGAAACGGCAGAGAGCACTTCTTCCAGTTCACTAGAATCTTTACAAGCGACGGAAGATCGGGTGAAATCATTCTTAAATAACGTGGAACGTTATCAAGAATATCAAGAGCAGCAAAAACAGTTATTCTTAGAAACGAACAATAAAAATATTCAACTGGTTCAGAACAAAGGAGATACCCTTAACGCAAGTTTGCAGGAGGGAGTTCAAACTGTAGGGCAAGAGATTCTTAGTGAACGGCTGACTACGAAGGAGACGGGATTGCAGGCTAATGTTTCTTCTGTATCTTCTAATCTAGGTTCGCTATTACAAAGGAACCAGACCTTGCAAAATAGTTTTGGTACTGTTCAAAGTAATGTGGACCAAATGCAGAAGTATATCAAAGCACAGGAAGAGCTCTTAATAAAGAAAGAAGAACTCATTACGAAGCAGCAGGAGATTCTTACAAATGTTAATAAGGAAGTTAATAATGCGGTTAGTAATCTCGAGGTTAAAAGGAATGAACTTAGGCAAGAGGTTATAAATACTTACTCAAATGTTCTGGATAGTTCCGGTTCTGATTCAGAGAAACCGGAACCCCCTGGCGATTTTACTCCAACTCCTCCAGACAGTTTACCTGAAGGCGGGGATCAAGCCCTGCAACAGATTAAACAGATGCAGGGTATCCTGACCACTCTTGAACAAAACTTGGGTTACTTTGCACCAGGAAAAGAGCAGCCTCCGGAGGATCATGATGTCTGGAGCGGTATTCTAACTAATATTGAAACTTTAAATACTAAACTTGCCAAGGTTGATCAAAGTGTAGGTAATAGTAATTCCGCGAAACTTAAAGAGAATTACGAGAAGCTATTCAATCAATATACATCTTTAGTGAATCAGTTAGCTGAGATGCCGGACGATTCAGGGACACTAGTGGAAATGAACAAACTGGTTAATGTCACGGTAGAAGAGGTCTTGGCTAAGGATCCATCTTTAGAAATCGCGGGAGTAAGTGGTAACCATAGTCCGGTAGCTCTTGCTTCATACTATGGCTCGCTGACAAGGTATTCTGAACACCTTGATTATGCTTCTAGTATGAAAGTCATTGCTGATCAACTTGAATCTTTACCTGAGGAAGAAAAACCTGAGAACCCTGAGGTAATTGCCCCGAAAGAAAACATTATCGACGAAAACTTAAGCAGCGTAGAACAAGGCTTAACAACAGTCGAAGATGGATTATCAAGCTCAGAAGAAAATGCAGATAAAATTTTATCTCAAATGAAAGAGTACGATGCAGCTATAAAAGAACAGCAAGAACAAATGAGAGCTGCCCTTGCTAACATCCAAGAAACCGGTCAGGAAATCACCGCTTCGATTCAAGAGGACATTGTCCAAATCGAACAAGACCCTCCGCCGATTGAGCAATTGAGAGGGGAAATCGTTCTTGAAACGCGACAGTCTACAGTAGGTTCTGTTGATCAAATTGCTGAACTCGTAAATTCTCTGTCAGAAAGACAGTCTACTGTTATTGAATATACTGGGAACCTGCAAGAACAGATTGGGTCGGTGCAAGAGCGTGCGGATACGCTGAACTCGAAATGGGCTACAAACGTGAATGCTACGCAAATGGTTGAAGAAGATGTGAATGATATTTTGGATAATACGATGGTGGACGGCCAAGTTAACAGTTATGTGTACAATTACTTGTCCACTCCTGTGAATGTAGTAGGATCTGCAACAGATGAAGCGGAGGAAACACCGGTTTCTCCTGTAGTGATGTTGATTATTGTATTGATCAGTGGGTTAATCATTGGATTTTTCGTCAATTATTATTCCGGTGTCCCTGCATTGGTTAACTTGTCTCTATTCCTGCTGCTAAACATTGCTGTAGGGTTAATTATCAGTATCTACGGGTTAAATATTTATTCCTTAGGAGAGACCGAATCTATCAAGTGGACAGTATTCACAGTATTAGTGTTGTTTATGTGTTCCAGCTTAGTTAGATTGGCCTTTTCTGTAGGACCATTCCTTGGTTGGTTTACCGGCATATTGTTAGTGGTCTTTTTCGTCACACCGTTATTAAATGTGATTTTGCCTAACTTTAGTATTAGCCATCCTGTTGCTGAGGTATATATGTCGATTCAATATGGAGACCAATCAAGTTTTTATCCGGCAGTCATTGTGCTGGCTTTGATTACTGTATTGGCTGGAGCTATTCCTTATATCGTGAAATACCTTCATAGTAAAAAGGAAGAGACCGATGACATTCAAGAAGCTTAA
- the essC gene encoding type VII secretion protein EssC — protein sequence MSQLYIFHQNQYQCHPLHDDQEFHMSIGESDQCEVTLRDLELNEGAITVQKGMQDGYLTITQGEKLLGKLAVREHMTVPAGADSLTIVHTSSSTSADTYYVGQQDEVTVGSLDTSMIKKDRAQEESPVGFSFLRRKRGWLLEAATTERVFLNGHQVKGKTNITVGDVVFFPYMTLTFTDDDMLQVVSEEEHQSNLPASKLPISEMKKQYPQYRRTPRMIFDLPDDRVTFSFPGQEGDDNQRSLWLIILPPLVMLIVMGIVALVIPRGIFIIISIMMFTTTLITSTVQYFKERRRTKEREEKRHRVYNNYLEQKREELQSLREKQKEVLFYHFPSFERMKYLTSYVSDRIWERTLESEDFLELRIGKATVPSSYEVSVGSGDFANREIDDLLEKSQQMVQAYSYLSNVPLSIRLAEGPLGMVGKKSIVRKEIHQLIGQLAFFHSYHDVRFITIFEEDEYEEWEWVKWLPHIQLPQSFAKGMIYNEKTRDQLLSSIYAMVRDRDLDEDKSKKIFSPHLIFIVTNQQLISEHVIMEYLESEAENLGISIIFATETKESLSNHIHTLVRYVNDREGEILIEEGKAAHKPFSLDSHRHEGNESYARMLHSLDHQTGINNSIPEVVSFLDLLRAKEADQLPIQQNWITNQSSKSLAVPIGLKGKEDIVELNLHEKAHGPHGLLAGTTGSGKSELLQTYILSLAVHYHPHEVAFLLIDYKGGGMAQPFENIPHLLGTITNINESKNFSTRALASINSELKRRQTLFDKYKVNHINDYTNLYKEGKAADPLPHLFLISDEFAELKNEEPEFIRELVSTARIGRSLGVHLILATQKPGGIIDDQIWSNSRFRIALQVQDANDSKEILKNTDAADLKVTGRGYLQVGNNEIYELFQSAWSGAPYQLDTYEGEDEVSIVTDLGLIRVSNVEAPTDQKPARKLTEIEATVEQISNTQEVMGIRKLASPWLPPLPARLFREKETELAEGQFAIAYKDEPEKQSQNPYIYEFMDDGNLGIFGSPGFGKSTTAMTLLLDFAKTYSPEQLHYYIFDFGNGALLPLRQLPHTADYFRYDSHRKIEKFMNLMKSEIERRKQLFLEAEVSSIRLYNQLAEEKLPTIFITIDNFDLVKEELQDLENQFIQFARDGQTLGIFMVFTATRINSVRQPLMNNLKTKVIHYLMDASEKYSLVGRTPYEVEAVPGRAIINKEKSYLTQIFLPAHGEDDLAVLNHVKEQVQDIKQSYQDSKGPEPIPMLPTRLEYDTFIESYVTLPARDQVAVGLDEESVKPVAIDLTSHCIVTGQSRNGKTNVLRIIIRQLLYQSVDSMAIFDGTDRGLSAFNKEENVSYLETKENIQNWLAHVEQLLLQKEQAFLNKIHDHSEHDDQHHGPIYLLVDSMSRFHQSIDSTIQGKLASLMKQYSHLGFRVIAAGNINEFTKGFDPLSNELKQIRQAILLMKKSEQSLFTLPFSRKEAEVQPGYGYYISNGKERKIQIPSCESVGVNV from the coding sequence ATGAGTCAATTATATATTTTTCATCAAAATCAATATCAATGTCATCCCCTCCATGACGACCAGGAGTTTCATATGAGTATAGGGGAAAGTGACCAGTGTGAGGTCACTTTACGGGACTTGGAGTTGAATGAAGGTGCGATTACTGTACAAAAAGGCATGCAGGATGGTTATTTAACCATTACCCAGGGCGAGAAACTGCTAGGAAAGCTAGCAGTTAGAGAACATATGACGGTTCCTGCAGGTGCTGATTCATTAACGATTGTTCATACATCAAGCAGTACCTCTGCTGATACTTATTATGTTGGCCAGCAAGACGAGGTGACGGTCGGGTCTCTTGATACTTCCATGATCAAAAAGGATCGTGCTCAAGAAGAAAGCCCTGTTGGATTCAGCTTTCTTCGGAGAAAACGTGGCTGGTTATTAGAAGCCGCGACTACTGAACGTGTATTTTTGAACGGCCATCAAGTAAAAGGGAAAACGAACATTACTGTAGGGGATGTAGTATTTTTCCCTTACATGACGCTAACGTTTACGGATGACGATATGTTGCAGGTTGTTAGTGAAGAGGAGCATCAAAGCAACTTGCCTGCTTCAAAATTGCCTATATCGGAAATGAAAAAACAATATCCACAATACCGTAGAACACCTCGGATGATTTTTGATCTTCCTGATGATAGGGTAACGTTCTCGTTTCCAGGGCAAGAAGGGGACGACAATCAACGCTCGTTATGGCTGATTATTTTACCGCCGCTTGTCATGTTGATTGTCATGGGGATTGTTGCCCTGGTGATTCCGCGAGGTATTTTTATTATCATTTCGATCATGATGTTTACGACGACGTTAATCACATCGACCGTTCAATATTTTAAAGAACGTCGCAGAACAAAAGAAAGAGAAGAGAAACGTCACCGGGTTTATAACAATTATTTAGAACAAAAAAGAGAAGAGTTGCAATCATTACGGGAAAAGCAAAAAGAAGTTCTCTTTTACCATTTTCCTTCATTTGAACGAATGAAGTATTTGACCTCTTACGTTAGTGATCGAATTTGGGAGCGGACGCTGGAAAGTGAAGACTTTTTAGAATTAAGAATTGGTAAAGCCACCGTGCCTTCCAGTTATGAAGTATCGGTAGGATCAGGGGACTTTGCTAATCGTGAAATCGATGACCTTCTTGAGAAGTCCCAGCAAATGGTTCAAGCTTATAGTTATTTATCTAATGTTCCTCTGTCCATCAGGCTTGCTGAAGGTCCTTTAGGCATGGTGGGTAAGAAAAGTATTGTTCGAAAAGAGATCCATCAGCTCATTGGTCAGTTGGCTTTTTTCCATAGTTATCATGATGTCAGGTTCATCACTATTTTTGAAGAAGACGAGTATGAAGAATGGGAATGGGTGAAGTGGCTTCCCCATATTCAACTTCCTCAATCCTTCGCTAAAGGGATGATTTATAACGAAAAAACACGGGATCAGCTGCTTTCTTCGATTTATGCCATGGTTAGGGATCGCGATCTGGATGAAGACAAAAGTAAAAAGATATTCTCACCACATTTAATTTTCATTGTGACGAACCAACAGTTGATCTCAGAACACGTGATTATGGAGTACTTAGAAAGTGAAGCTGAAAACCTTGGGATTTCAATCATTTTCGCGACCGAAACAAAGGAAAGCTTATCCAACCACATTCACACGCTAGTGCGCTATGTGAATGATCGGGAAGGAGAAATATTAATCGAAGAAGGCAAAGCCGCTCATAAGCCATTTAGTTTAGATTCGCATCGCCATGAAGGAAATGAATCTTATGCAAGAATGCTGCACTCACTGGACCATCAGACCGGAATCAATAATTCCATTCCAGAAGTCGTTTCCTTCTTAGATCTGCTGCGTGCAAAGGAAGCGGACCAATTGCCCATTCAGCAAAATTGGATAACCAATCAGTCTTCTAAATCCTTAGCCGTTCCAATTGGATTAAAGGGGAAGGAAGATATCGTCGAATTAAATTTACATGAGAAAGCCCACGGACCACATGGCCTGCTTGCAGGTACAACGGGTTCTGGTAAAAGTGAATTACTGCAAACGTACATCCTTTCGCTCGCTGTGCACTACCACCCACATGAAGTAGCTTTTCTGCTGATCGATTATAAAGGTGGCGGCATGGCTCAGCCTTTCGAGAACATACCTCATCTGCTGGGAACGATTACAAATATAAATGAAAGCAAAAACTTTAGTACGCGTGCCTTAGCCTCGATCAACAGTGAGCTTAAGCGACGCCAGACGCTGTTTGATAAATATAAAGTTAATCACATTAACGATTACACGAACCTTTATAAAGAGGGTAAAGCTGCCGATCCATTGCCTCATTTATTCTTAATTTCTGATGAATTTGCTGAATTGAAGAATGAAGAGCCGGAGTTTATCCGCGAGCTCGTGAGTACAGCGAGAATCGGGCGTAGTTTGGGAGTTCACTTAATTTTAGCTACCCAAAAACCTGGGGGAATTATCGATGATCAAATTTGGAGTAACTCCAGGTTTAGAATCGCTCTGCAGGTTCAGGACGCTAATGATAGTAAGGAAATCCTGAAAAATACCGACGCAGCTGACTTGAAAGTAACAGGGCGCGGCTATTTACAGGTAGGAAATAATGAGATTTATGAGCTGTTTCAATCAGCATGGAGCGGTGCACCATATCAACTAGATACATATGAAGGAGAAGACGAGGTATCGATTGTCACCGATTTAGGTCTCATTCGTGTTTCAAATGTTGAAGCGCCAACTGATCAGAAACCAGCTCGTAAGCTAACTGAAATCGAAGCGACGGTGGAACAAATTTCAAACACCCAAGAAGTAATGGGCATTAGAAAATTAGCAAGTCCATGGCTGCCTCCGCTTCCTGCTAGATTATTCAGGGAAAAAGAAACCGAGCTTGCCGAGGGGCAATTTGCCATCGCCTATAAAGATGAGCCGGAGAAACAAAGCCAGAATCCTTATATTTATGAGTTCATGGATGACGGAAACCTCGGTATTTTCGGGTCTCCAGGCTTCGGGAAATCTACGACAGCGATGACGTTGTTACTTGATTTTGCCAAAACGTACAGTCCAGAACAACTTCATTACTACATTTTTGATTTCGGGAATGGTGCACTGTTACCACTGCGGCAACTGCCGCACACGGCAGATTATTTCCGTTATGATAGTCATAGAAAAATTGAGAAGTTTATGAACTTAATGAAGTCAGAAATCGAACGGCGTAAACAGCTATTTCTCGAAGCAGAAGTCAGTTCCATTCGACTGTATAATCAGCTGGCTGAAGAAAAGCTGCCAACTATTTTTATTACAATTGATAATTTTGATCTCGTTAAGGAAGAATTGCAGGACTTGGAAAATCAGTTCATTCAATTTGCCAGAGATGGGCAGACACTTGGAATCTTTATGGTCTTTACAGCGACCCGAATCAATTCAGTTCGTCAGCCGCTGATGAATAATTTAAAAACAAAAGTGATCCATTATTTGATGGATGCTTCAGAGAAGTATTCATTAGTAGGGCGTACGCCATATGAGGTGGAAGCTGTACCAGGAAGGGCCATTATTAATAAAGAAAAATCGTATTTAACCCAAATATTCCTTCCAGCTCATGGTGAAGATGACCTTGCCGTTCTAAACCATGTAAAAGAGCAAGTTCAGGACATCAAACAAAGCTACCAAGACAGCAAGGGGCCGGAGCCTATTCCAATGCTTCCGACTCGTCTGGAATACGATACCTTTATTGAGTCCTATGTGACGTTACCTGCACGGGATCAAGTAGCGGTAGGGCTGGATGAGGAATCCGTCAAACCGGTTGCGATTGATCTGACCTCACATTGTATTGTGACGGGGCAATCACGTAATGGGAAGACGAATGTTCTCCGCATTATCATCCGGCAGCTGCTATACCAGTCAGTAGATTCGATGGCTATTTTTGACGGAACAGACCGTGGTCTATCTGCCTTCAATAAGGAAGAGAATGTGTCTTATCTTGAAACAAAAGAAAACATTCAGAACTGGCTGGCACATGTGGAACAGCTTCTTTTACAAAAAGAACAAGCATTCTTGAATAAGATTCATGATCATTCAGAGCATGATGATCAACATCATGGACCGATTTATTTGCTTGTGGACAGCATGTCAAGGTTCCATCAGTCGATCGACAGCACGATTCAAGGCAAACTGGCCTCCTTGATGAAGCAATACAGTCATTTAGGTTTCAGGGTGATCGCTGCAGGTAATATCAATGAATTTACGAAAGGCTTTGACCCTTTATCCAATGAATTGAAACAAATTCGTCAGGCCATTCTGCTCATGAAGAAATCAGAGCAAAGTTTATTTACATTACCATTTTCACGAAAAGAAGCCGAAGTACAACCAGGATATGGCTACTATATTTCAAATGGAAAAGAACGAAAAATCCAAATTCCTTCATGTGAGTCAGTAGGAGTGAACGTATGA
- the essB gene encoding type VII secretion protein EssB, whose product MSDVKQSYFHEKTEAVLEKQDGSYLITFQRARLRLQEQLEIELIRDADHELAKEIQMDEDELNITVHIPSSFISFKHIHKKQEYAKWLFADQLAKKVEDHRVKRLNLLVCPENIVVDSSMTPYFLHYGVTESLPPYEKEEERVFEELKAAVAAAVDGSESFERYLKYRDTLKLSDAVKEILFAEDTRTLRELIGRHIRSLENKEKELVKEPKKKWKIRKYMLIGSIVLLVPILVFTIYSIFFIQPKQEAYIETSEFFLNSNYSEVVETLDGYDAEGMPYVTQFQLATSYIVNESLTAEQKKNIQNTITLQSDNRYFLYWIHVGRGMNEKAVDLARSLEDRDLIMFALLNLREDVKDNDSLSGEEKQQKLDSIQTELDEYVKEQEQQQQEEQNQQSDQNSSNSEEQQKNEE is encoded by the coding sequence ATGTCAGATGTAAAACAATCCTATTTTCATGAAAAAACGGAAGCCGTTCTGGAGAAACAGGATGGTTCTTATCTTATTACATTTCAAAGAGCTCGGCTTAGACTGCAAGAACAGCTTGAAATTGAATTAATTCGTGATGCTGATCATGAGTTAGCTAAAGAAATCCAAATGGATGAAGATGAGTTAAACATAACAGTACATATTCCTTCGTCGTTTATCAGTTTTAAGCACATACATAAAAAGCAGGAATATGCTAAATGGCTGTTTGCTGATCAATTGGCCAAAAAAGTGGAAGACCATCGTGTGAAAAGGTTAAATTTGTTGGTGTGTCCTGAAAATATCGTTGTTGATTCAAGTATGACACCCTATTTTCTGCATTACGGTGTGACGGAGAGTCTTCCTCCTTATGAGAAGGAGGAAGAGCGGGTGTTTGAAGAACTTAAAGCTGCTGTAGCTGCGGCTGTTGATGGGTCGGAAAGCTTTGAAAGGTACTTGAAATATCGGGATACATTGAAGCTGTCCGATGCGGTAAAAGAAATCTTGTTTGCTGAGGATACCCGTACTTTACGCGAATTGATCGGACGTCACATTCGCAGTCTTGAAAACAAAGAAAAAGAGCTGGTTAAGGAACCAAAGAAAAAGTGGAAAATTCGTAAGTATATGTTAATCGGAAGCATAGTGTTGCTTGTTCCTATTCTAGTATTTACGATTTATTCGATCTTTTTTATTCAGCCTAAACAAGAAGCGTACATAGAGACTAGTGAATTCTTTTTAAATAGTAATTATAGCGAAGTGGTTGAGACATTGGATGGTTATGATGCTGAAGGTATGCCGTATGTTACACAGTTTCAGCTGGCTACTTCCTATATTGTAAATGAGTCGCTTACCGCTGAGCAAAAGAAGAACATTCAGAACACGATCACACTTCAATCGGATAATCGATATTTTCTATATTGGATTCATGTTGGACGCGGTATGAACGAAAAAGCGGTTGATCTGGCCAGGTCGCTTGAGGATCGTGATCTCATTATGTTTGCGTTGTTGAACCTGCGAGAGGATGTTAAGGATAATGACAGCCTTTCGGGAGAAGAGAAACAACAGAAACTGGACAGTATCCAAACTGAGCTGGATGAGTATGTGAAGGAACAAGAACAACAGCAACAGGAGGAACAAAACCAACAATCTGACCAGAATTCTTCTAACAGTGAAGAGCAGCAGAAAAATGAGGAATAA
- a CDS encoding EsaB/YukD family protein yields the protein MYIQVSIDLQNYHKKELDLRLSSRSTVKRLIDIVWQVSQLDTPPRDGDWVRVVNKQMVCAGNVTLEESGITSGDKLEIL from the coding sequence GTGTACATCCAAGTATCTATCGATTTACAAAACTATCATAAAAAAGAACTAGATTTACGATTATCCAGCCGTTCCACGGTGAAAAGATTAATCGATATTGTTTGGCAAGTATCTCAACTAGATACGCCCCCTCGCGACGGGGATTGGGTACGTGTGGTGAATAAGCAGATGGTTTGTGCTGGAAATGTCACTTTGGAAGAGAGTGGCATCACTTCTGGAGATAAATTAGAAATTTTGTAA
- a CDS encoding YwqI/YxiC family protein: MSHEIKLKMNDVEQGLSGLQTATQALEASLENDMAVENQLEIVHQLNELNTGLARLIENYKGLLLKNEAATQQSVETLFEMDELLSNTMK; encoded by the coding sequence GTGAGTCATGAAATCAAGTTAAAGATGAATGATGTAGAGCAGGGATTGTCTGGTTTACAAACAGCCACACAAGCATTGGAGGCTTCGCTCGAAAATGATATGGCTGTTGAAAACCAGCTGGAGATTGTTCATCAATTAAATGAGTTGAATACAGGTCTTGCTCGGTTAATCGAAAATTATAAAGGATTGCTTTTGAAAAATGAAGCAGCCACCCAGCAATCTGTGGAAACGTTGTTCGAAATGGATGAGTTACTATCAAACACCATGAAGTGA